A single Vigna radiata var. radiata cultivar VC1973A chromosome 8, Vradiata_ver6, whole genome shotgun sequence DNA region contains:
- the LOC106769931 gene encoding DNA repair protein RAD5B isoform X2 — protein MEEEEPSITSPPPGAFRKFLFRSGKPVIAAKPLTVVRSTTSNGGARVLAVQPNPNENNAVQEEGQGETGFDVSYFNALNKKQQQPRQRLEEFLKCTNTKVASKGESLKSMAPFEEEVEEEEEEGDEAESTPPVQPVRMVSEPVRPVQTTAVSDDVEVVPVRKAVEKRNIPNLEDGEFPEEAGWFLLGRKAEVAVSTARGVRRLVDNEIVHFNFPLPTYSRKSQLIVRVSTKRSGEVGRMPMEWAKIVIPLMRSGKVKVRGRCIAAPDKLEMMQEILFLVSFFIHNSVFADRVDTSWRLEACGKIDDTMYPILALLKMLEIKPSRKAEFMLEDIDSRKRLLYPRAGSDEAAALHLIKRRKGSEPIPEQNNDEQALSESALNKIVGAAEIYDLKEKEAPKTLMCNLKPYQKQALYWMDEIEKGMDVESAERTLHPCWSAYTICKGRTIYVNTFTGEASNKFPKTTEMARGGILADAMGLGKTVMTIALILSNPGRGNSENKDAINGHDDIIANKRKNAYAMHKVEGGTLIVCPLALLGQWKDELETHSKRGSISIFVHYGGGRTDDLLFISGHDVVLTTYGVLSAEYKNNGCNSIYHKIQWYRVVLDEAHNIKAHRSQVSQAAFTLSAHSRWCLTGTPLQNSLEDLYSLLCFLRVEPWCNWAWWQKLIQRPYENGDLRSLKLVKAILKMLMLRRTKESKDKEGRPILLLPPIDIELIECKQSECERDFYETLFERSKVQFDQYVAQGNVLHHYANILDLLMQLRRCCNHPFLVMCGSDSRKYADLGRIARRFLQSDTGSPNESNQDDPQLQAEVNKLASILLNFASPDSIQPRAYIEEVLENIQKGDPGECAVCLESPEDPVFTPCAHKFCRECLFSCWGTPAGGQCPMCRNLLQKDDLITCPSESPFKVDIKNNVTESSKFSKLFEFLEGILNSPAGEKSIVFSQWTSFFDLLENPLRRRGIGFLRYDGKLTQKQREKVLDEFNKTREKRVLLMSLKAGGVGLNLTAASNVFIMDPWWNPALEEQAIMRIHRIGQNRRVKVRRFIVKDTVEDRLQQVQAREQRMISGTLTDDEVRSARIQDLKMLFT, from the exons ATGGAGGAAGAAGAACCTTCCATAACATCGCCACCTCCAGGAGCGTTTCGCAAGTTCCTCTTCCGCAGTGGCAAGCCTGTCATCGCCGCGAAGCCTCTCACTGTGGTCCGCTCCACCACCAGCAACGGCGGCGCGCGCGTTCTTGCCGTGCAGCCAAACCCTAACGAGAACAATGCTGTCCAAGAAGAAGGACAAGGCGAAACCGGCTTCGATGTTTCTTATTTCAACGCACTGAACAAAAAGCAACAGCAACCACGACAAAGGCTCGAGGAGTTTCTCAAGTGCACTAACACGAAGGTCGCTTCCAAAGGAGAGTCTTTGAAATCGATGGCGCCATTtgaagaagaagtagaagaagaggaggaggaaggCGATGAGGCAGAATCAACTCCACCGGTTCAACCGGTTAGGATGGTGTCGGAACCGGTTCGACCGGTGCAGACAACAGCAGTTAGTGATGATGTGGAGGTGGTGCCGGTGCGCAAGGCTGTGGAGAAGAGGAATATTCCTAATCTCGAGGACGGGGAGTTTCCGGAGGAGGCTGGATGGTTCTTGCTTGGGAGGAAGGCTGAGGTTGCGGTTTCGACTGCCAGAGGAGTGCGCAGATTGGTGGACAATGAAATCGTTCATTTCAACTTTCCTCTGCCGACTTACTCGAGGAAGTCTCAGTTGATCGTTCGTGTTTCAACCAAGCGTTCTGGAGAG GTTGGGAGGATGCCAATGGAGTGGGCAAAGATTGTGATTCCACTTATGCGCTCTGGAAAGGTCAAGGTTCGAGGCCGATGCATTGCTGCCCCAGATAAACTAGAGATGATGCAAGAGATTCTGTTTTTAGTGAG CTTTTTTATTCACAACTCTGTGTTTGCCGACCGTGTTGACACCTCTTGGAGGCTAGAGGCTTGTGGTAAAATTGATGATACTATGTACCCAATTCTCGCGCTCTTAAAAATGCTAGAGATCAAGCCATCTCGAAAG GCTGAATTCATGCTAGAAGATATAGATTCTCGAAAGCGGTTGCTCTATCCAAGG GCTGGGTCAGATGAAGCTGCAGCATTGCATTTGATCAAGCGAAGAAAGGGTAGCGAGCCTATTCCCGAGCAAAATAATGACGAACAGGCTCTTTCAGAGTCAGCTTTAAACAAAATTGTTGGAGCTGCAGAAATCTATGACTTAAAG GAGAAGGAAGCCCCAAAGACACTTATGTGTAATCTAAAGCCTTACCAGAAGCAGGCTCTGTATTGGATGGATGAAATCGAGAAGGGAATGGATGTTGAGAGTGCAGAAAGAACTCTGCATCCCTGCTGGTCAGCCTACACTATATGCAAGGG AAGGACTATTTATGTCAATACATTTACCGGAGAAGCTTCAAATAAATTTCCCAAAACAACTGAGATGGCAAGAGGAGGA ATTCTAGCGGATGCAATGGGACTTGGAAAGACCGTTATGACAATTGCTCTGATACTCAGTAATCCAGGCCGAGGCAACTCAGAAAACAAGGATGCGATAAATGGACACGATGATATTATagcaaataaaagaaagaacgCTTACGCGATGCATAAAGTCGAGGGTGGCACTCTAATTGTTTGTCCCTTGGCTTTGTTAGGTCAATGGAAG GATGAGCTCGAAACGCATTCAAAGCGCGGTAGTATATCCATATTTGTTCATTATGGTGGCGGAAGAACCGATGATCTCTTGTTCATCTCAGGGCATGACGTTGTCCTAACAACTTATGGTGTCCTATCAGCTGAATACAAAAAT AATGGATGCAATAGCATCTACCACAAGATCCAATGGTACAGGGTGGTGCTGGACGAAGCTCATAATATAAAAGCCCATAGAAGTCAGGTTTCCCAGGCTGCTTTTACTCTCTCAGCACACAGCCGCTGGTGTCTAACTGGAACACCGCTTCAG AATAGCTTGGAGGACCTATACAGTCTCTTGTGTTTCTTGCGTGTTGAACCTTGGTGCAACTGGGCATG GTGGCAGAAGTTGATTCAAAGGCCTTATGAGAATGGTGATCTAAGATCCCTGAAGCTGGTCAAAGCCATTTTGAAGATGCTAATGCTAAGAAGAACGAAGGAATCGAAAGATAAAGAGGGAAG GCCTATACTTCTCCTGCCTCCAATTGACATTGAATTGATTGAATGTAAACAATCAGAGTGTGAACGTGACTTCTACGAAACCCTTTTCGAGCGATCTAAA GTTCAATTTGATCAGTACGTTGCACAAGGAAATGTTTTACACCATTATGCCAATATCCTTGACCTTCTAATGCAGTTGAGACGCTGTTGTAACCATCCGTTTTTGGTTATGTG CGGAAGCGATTCCCGTAAGTATGCAGACTTAGGCAGAATCGCAAGAAGATTTCTTCAGTCTGATACTGGTTCACCCAACGAAAGCAATCAAGATGATCCACAGCTGCAAGCAGAGGTGAACAAACTCGCAAGTATATTACTTAATTTCGCTTCTCCGGACTCTATCCAACCTCGTGCATACATTGAAGAGGTTTTGGAGAATATTCAAAAGGGCGACCCTGGAGAATGCGCAGTATGTTTGGAATCTCCAGAAGATCCAGTGTTTACACCGTGTGCTCATAAATTTTGTAGAGAATGTCTATTCAGTTGCTGGGGCACCCCGGCGGGTGGCCAATGTCCAATGTGTCGTAATTTGCTCCAGAAAGATGATCTGATCACTTGTCCGTCTGAAAGCCCATTCAAGGTCGATATTAAGAACAATGTGACAGAGTCTTCGAAGTTTTCAAAGCTATTCGAATTCCTGGAAGGTATTCTGAACTCACCCGCGGGTGAAAAGAGTATTGTCTTCAGTCAGTGGACTTCATTTTTTGATCTCTTGGAGAATCCATTGAGGCGGAGAGGCATTGGCTTTTTGAGATATGATGGAAAATTGACGCAGAAACAGAGGGAGAAAGTTCTGGATGAATTCAATAAAACAAGGGAGAAAAGG
- the LOC106769931 gene encoding DNA repair protein RAD5B isoform X3, with amino-acid sequence MEEEEPSITSPPPGAFRKFLFRSGKPVIAAKPLTVVRSTTSNGGARVLAVQPNPNENNAVQEEGQGETGFDVSYFNALNKKQQQPRQRLEEFLKCTNTKVASKGESLKSMAPFEEEVEEEEEEGDEAESTPPVQPVRMVSEPVRPVQTTAVSDDVEVVPVRKAVEKRNIPNLEDGEFPEEAGWFLLGRKAEVAVSTARGVRRLVDNEIVHFNFPLPTYSRKSQLIVRVSTKRSGEVGRMPMEWAKIVIPLMRSGKVKVRGRCIAAPDKLEMMQEILFLVSFFIHNSVFADRVDTSWRLEACGKIDDTMYPILALLKMLEIKPSRKAEFMLEDIDSRKRLLYPRAGSDEAAALHLIKRRKGSEPIPEQNNDEQALSESALNKIVGAAEIYDLKEKEAPKTLMCNLKPYQKQALYWMDEIEKGMDVESAERTLHPCWSAYTICKGRRTIYVNTFTGEASNKFPKTTEMARGGILADAMGLGKTVMTIALILSNPGRGNSENKDAINGHDDIIANKRKNAYAMHKVEGGTLIVCPLALLGQWKDELETHSKRGSISIFVHYGGGRTDDLLFISGHDVVLTTYGVLSAEYKNNGCNSIYHKIQWYRVVLDEAHNIKAHRSQVSQAAFTLSAHSRWCLTGTPLQNSLEDLYSLLCFLRVEPWCNWAWWQKLIQRPYENGDLRSLKLVKAILKMLMLRRTKESKDKEGRPILLLPPIDIELIECKQSECERDFYETLFERSKVQFDQYVAQGNVLHHYANILDLLMQLRRCCNHPFLVMCGSDSRKYADLGRIARRFLQSDTGSPNESNQDDPQLQAEVNKLASILLNFASPDSIQPRAYIEEVLENIQKGDPGECAVCLESPEDPVFTPCAHKFCRECLFSCWGTPAGGQCPMCRNLLQKDDLITCPSESPFKVDIKNNVTESSKFSKLFEFLEGILNSPAGEKSIVFSQWTSFFDLLENPLRRRGIGFLRYDGKLTQKQREKVLDEFNKTREKRVLLMSLKAGGVGLNLTAASNVFIMDPWWNPALEEQAIMRIHRIGQNRRVKDTVEDRLQQVQAREQRMISGTLTDDEVRSARIQDLKMLFT; translated from the exons ATGGAGGAAGAAGAACCTTCCATAACATCGCCACCTCCAGGAGCGTTTCGCAAGTTCCTCTTCCGCAGTGGCAAGCCTGTCATCGCCGCGAAGCCTCTCACTGTGGTCCGCTCCACCACCAGCAACGGCGGCGCGCGCGTTCTTGCCGTGCAGCCAAACCCTAACGAGAACAATGCTGTCCAAGAAGAAGGACAAGGCGAAACCGGCTTCGATGTTTCTTATTTCAACGCACTGAACAAAAAGCAACAGCAACCACGACAAAGGCTCGAGGAGTTTCTCAAGTGCACTAACACGAAGGTCGCTTCCAAAGGAGAGTCTTTGAAATCGATGGCGCCATTtgaagaagaagtagaagaagaggaggaggaaggCGATGAGGCAGAATCAACTCCACCGGTTCAACCGGTTAGGATGGTGTCGGAACCGGTTCGACCGGTGCAGACAACAGCAGTTAGTGATGATGTGGAGGTGGTGCCGGTGCGCAAGGCTGTGGAGAAGAGGAATATTCCTAATCTCGAGGACGGGGAGTTTCCGGAGGAGGCTGGATGGTTCTTGCTTGGGAGGAAGGCTGAGGTTGCGGTTTCGACTGCCAGAGGAGTGCGCAGATTGGTGGACAATGAAATCGTTCATTTCAACTTTCCTCTGCCGACTTACTCGAGGAAGTCTCAGTTGATCGTTCGTGTTTCAACCAAGCGTTCTGGAGAG GTTGGGAGGATGCCAATGGAGTGGGCAAAGATTGTGATTCCACTTATGCGCTCTGGAAAGGTCAAGGTTCGAGGCCGATGCATTGCTGCCCCAGATAAACTAGAGATGATGCAAGAGATTCTGTTTTTAGTGAG CTTTTTTATTCACAACTCTGTGTTTGCCGACCGTGTTGACACCTCTTGGAGGCTAGAGGCTTGTGGTAAAATTGATGATACTATGTACCCAATTCTCGCGCTCTTAAAAATGCTAGAGATCAAGCCATCTCGAAAG GCTGAATTCATGCTAGAAGATATAGATTCTCGAAAGCGGTTGCTCTATCCAAGG GCTGGGTCAGATGAAGCTGCAGCATTGCATTTGATCAAGCGAAGAAAGGGTAGCGAGCCTATTCCCGAGCAAAATAATGACGAACAGGCTCTTTCAGAGTCAGCTTTAAACAAAATTGTTGGAGCTGCAGAAATCTATGACTTAAAG GAGAAGGAAGCCCCAAAGACACTTATGTGTAATCTAAAGCCTTACCAGAAGCAGGCTCTGTATTGGATGGATGAAATCGAGAAGGGAATGGATGTTGAGAGTGCAGAAAGAACTCTGCATCCCTGCTGGTCAGCCTACACTATATGCAAGGG CAGAAGGACTATTTATGTCAATACATTTACCGGAGAAGCTTCAAATAAATTTCCCAAAACAACTGAGATGGCAAGAGGAGGA ATTCTAGCGGATGCAATGGGACTTGGAAAGACCGTTATGACAATTGCTCTGATACTCAGTAATCCAGGCCGAGGCAACTCAGAAAACAAGGATGCGATAAATGGACACGATGATATTATagcaaataaaagaaagaacgCTTACGCGATGCATAAAGTCGAGGGTGGCACTCTAATTGTTTGTCCCTTGGCTTTGTTAGGTCAATGGAAG GATGAGCTCGAAACGCATTCAAAGCGCGGTAGTATATCCATATTTGTTCATTATGGTGGCGGAAGAACCGATGATCTCTTGTTCATCTCAGGGCATGACGTTGTCCTAACAACTTATGGTGTCCTATCAGCTGAATACAAAAAT AATGGATGCAATAGCATCTACCACAAGATCCAATGGTACAGGGTGGTGCTGGACGAAGCTCATAATATAAAAGCCCATAGAAGTCAGGTTTCCCAGGCTGCTTTTACTCTCTCAGCACACAGCCGCTGGTGTCTAACTGGAACACCGCTTCAG AATAGCTTGGAGGACCTATACAGTCTCTTGTGTTTCTTGCGTGTTGAACCTTGGTGCAACTGGGCATG GTGGCAGAAGTTGATTCAAAGGCCTTATGAGAATGGTGATCTAAGATCCCTGAAGCTGGTCAAAGCCATTTTGAAGATGCTAATGCTAAGAAGAACGAAGGAATCGAAAGATAAAGAGGGAAG GCCTATACTTCTCCTGCCTCCAATTGACATTGAATTGATTGAATGTAAACAATCAGAGTGTGAACGTGACTTCTACGAAACCCTTTTCGAGCGATCTAAA GTTCAATTTGATCAGTACGTTGCACAAGGAAATGTTTTACACCATTATGCCAATATCCTTGACCTTCTAATGCAGTTGAGACGCTGTTGTAACCATCCGTTTTTGGTTATGTG CGGAAGCGATTCCCGTAAGTATGCAGACTTAGGCAGAATCGCAAGAAGATTTCTTCAGTCTGATACTGGTTCACCCAACGAAAGCAATCAAGATGATCCACAGCTGCAAGCAGAGGTGAACAAACTCGCAAGTATATTACTTAATTTCGCTTCTCCGGACTCTATCCAACCTCGTGCATACATTGAAGAGGTTTTGGAGAATATTCAAAAGGGCGACCCTGGAGAATGCGCAGTATGTTTGGAATCTCCAGAAGATCCAGTGTTTACACCGTGTGCTCATAAATTTTGTAGAGAATGTCTATTCAGTTGCTGGGGCACCCCGGCGGGTGGCCAATGTCCAATGTGTCGTAATTTGCTCCAGAAAGATGATCTGATCACTTGTCCGTCTGAAAGCCCATTCAAGGTCGATATTAAGAACAATGTGACAGAGTCTTCGAAGTTTTCAAAGCTATTCGAATTCCTGGAAGGTATTCTGAACTCACCCGCGGGTGAAAAGAGTATTGTCTTCAGTCAGTGGACTTCATTTTTTGATCTCTTGGAGAATCCATTGAGGCGGAGAGGCATTGGCTTTTTGAGATATGATGGAAAATTGACGCAGAAACAGAGGGAGAAAGTTCTGGATGAATTCAATAAAACAAGGGAGAAAAGG
- the LOC106769931 gene encoding DNA repair protein RAD5B isoform X1: MEEEEPSITSPPPGAFRKFLFRSGKPVIAAKPLTVVRSTTSNGGARVLAVQPNPNENNAVQEEGQGETGFDVSYFNALNKKQQQPRQRLEEFLKCTNTKVASKGESLKSMAPFEEEVEEEEEEGDEAESTPPVQPVRMVSEPVRPVQTTAVSDDVEVVPVRKAVEKRNIPNLEDGEFPEEAGWFLLGRKAEVAVSTARGVRRLVDNEIVHFNFPLPTYSRKSQLIVRVSTKRSGEVGRMPMEWAKIVIPLMRSGKVKVRGRCIAAPDKLEMMQEILFLVSFFIHNSVFADRVDTSWRLEACGKIDDTMYPILALLKMLEIKPSRKAEFMLEDIDSRKRLLYPRAGSDEAAALHLIKRRKGSEPIPEQNNDEQALSESALNKIVGAAEIYDLKEKEAPKTLMCNLKPYQKQALYWMDEIEKGMDVESAERTLHPCWSAYTICKGRRTIYVNTFTGEASNKFPKTTEMARGGILADAMGLGKTVMTIALILSNPGRGNSENKDAINGHDDIIANKRKNAYAMHKVEGGTLIVCPLALLGQWKDELETHSKRGSISIFVHYGGGRTDDLLFISGHDVVLTTYGVLSAEYKNNGCNSIYHKIQWYRVVLDEAHNIKAHRSQVSQAAFTLSAHSRWCLTGTPLQNSLEDLYSLLCFLRVEPWCNWAWWQKLIQRPYENGDLRSLKLVKAILKMLMLRRTKESKDKEGRPILLLPPIDIELIECKQSECERDFYETLFERSKVQFDQYVAQGNVLHHYANILDLLMQLRRCCNHPFLVMCGSDSRKYADLGRIARRFLQSDTGSPNESNQDDPQLQAEVNKLASILLNFASPDSIQPRAYIEEVLENIQKGDPGECAVCLESPEDPVFTPCAHKFCRECLFSCWGTPAGGQCPMCRNLLQKDDLITCPSESPFKVDIKNNVTESSKFSKLFEFLEGILNSPAGEKSIVFSQWTSFFDLLENPLRRRGIGFLRYDGKLTQKQREKVLDEFNKTREKRVLLMSLKAGGVGLNLTAASNVFIMDPWWNPALEEQAIMRIHRIGQNRRVKVRRFIVKDTVEDRLQQVQAREQRMISGTLTDDEVRSARIQDLKMLFT, encoded by the exons ATGGAGGAAGAAGAACCTTCCATAACATCGCCACCTCCAGGAGCGTTTCGCAAGTTCCTCTTCCGCAGTGGCAAGCCTGTCATCGCCGCGAAGCCTCTCACTGTGGTCCGCTCCACCACCAGCAACGGCGGCGCGCGCGTTCTTGCCGTGCAGCCAAACCCTAACGAGAACAATGCTGTCCAAGAAGAAGGACAAGGCGAAACCGGCTTCGATGTTTCTTATTTCAACGCACTGAACAAAAAGCAACAGCAACCACGACAAAGGCTCGAGGAGTTTCTCAAGTGCACTAACACGAAGGTCGCTTCCAAAGGAGAGTCTTTGAAATCGATGGCGCCATTtgaagaagaagtagaagaagaggaggaggaaggCGATGAGGCAGAATCAACTCCACCGGTTCAACCGGTTAGGATGGTGTCGGAACCGGTTCGACCGGTGCAGACAACAGCAGTTAGTGATGATGTGGAGGTGGTGCCGGTGCGCAAGGCTGTGGAGAAGAGGAATATTCCTAATCTCGAGGACGGGGAGTTTCCGGAGGAGGCTGGATGGTTCTTGCTTGGGAGGAAGGCTGAGGTTGCGGTTTCGACTGCCAGAGGAGTGCGCAGATTGGTGGACAATGAAATCGTTCATTTCAACTTTCCTCTGCCGACTTACTCGAGGAAGTCTCAGTTGATCGTTCGTGTTTCAACCAAGCGTTCTGGAGAG GTTGGGAGGATGCCAATGGAGTGGGCAAAGATTGTGATTCCACTTATGCGCTCTGGAAAGGTCAAGGTTCGAGGCCGATGCATTGCTGCCCCAGATAAACTAGAGATGATGCAAGAGATTCTGTTTTTAGTGAG CTTTTTTATTCACAACTCTGTGTTTGCCGACCGTGTTGACACCTCTTGGAGGCTAGAGGCTTGTGGTAAAATTGATGATACTATGTACCCAATTCTCGCGCTCTTAAAAATGCTAGAGATCAAGCCATCTCGAAAG GCTGAATTCATGCTAGAAGATATAGATTCTCGAAAGCGGTTGCTCTATCCAAGG GCTGGGTCAGATGAAGCTGCAGCATTGCATTTGATCAAGCGAAGAAAGGGTAGCGAGCCTATTCCCGAGCAAAATAATGACGAACAGGCTCTTTCAGAGTCAGCTTTAAACAAAATTGTTGGAGCTGCAGAAATCTATGACTTAAAG GAGAAGGAAGCCCCAAAGACACTTATGTGTAATCTAAAGCCTTACCAGAAGCAGGCTCTGTATTGGATGGATGAAATCGAGAAGGGAATGGATGTTGAGAGTGCAGAAAGAACTCTGCATCCCTGCTGGTCAGCCTACACTATATGCAAGGG CAGAAGGACTATTTATGTCAATACATTTACCGGAGAAGCTTCAAATAAATTTCCCAAAACAACTGAGATGGCAAGAGGAGGA ATTCTAGCGGATGCAATGGGACTTGGAAAGACCGTTATGACAATTGCTCTGATACTCAGTAATCCAGGCCGAGGCAACTCAGAAAACAAGGATGCGATAAATGGACACGATGATATTATagcaaataaaagaaagaacgCTTACGCGATGCATAAAGTCGAGGGTGGCACTCTAATTGTTTGTCCCTTGGCTTTGTTAGGTCAATGGAAG GATGAGCTCGAAACGCATTCAAAGCGCGGTAGTATATCCATATTTGTTCATTATGGTGGCGGAAGAACCGATGATCTCTTGTTCATCTCAGGGCATGACGTTGTCCTAACAACTTATGGTGTCCTATCAGCTGAATACAAAAAT AATGGATGCAATAGCATCTACCACAAGATCCAATGGTACAGGGTGGTGCTGGACGAAGCTCATAATATAAAAGCCCATAGAAGTCAGGTTTCCCAGGCTGCTTTTACTCTCTCAGCACACAGCCGCTGGTGTCTAACTGGAACACCGCTTCAG AATAGCTTGGAGGACCTATACAGTCTCTTGTGTTTCTTGCGTGTTGAACCTTGGTGCAACTGGGCATG GTGGCAGAAGTTGATTCAAAGGCCTTATGAGAATGGTGATCTAAGATCCCTGAAGCTGGTCAAAGCCATTTTGAAGATGCTAATGCTAAGAAGAACGAAGGAATCGAAAGATAAAGAGGGAAG GCCTATACTTCTCCTGCCTCCAATTGACATTGAATTGATTGAATGTAAACAATCAGAGTGTGAACGTGACTTCTACGAAACCCTTTTCGAGCGATCTAAA GTTCAATTTGATCAGTACGTTGCACAAGGAAATGTTTTACACCATTATGCCAATATCCTTGACCTTCTAATGCAGTTGAGACGCTGTTGTAACCATCCGTTTTTGGTTATGTG CGGAAGCGATTCCCGTAAGTATGCAGACTTAGGCAGAATCGCAAGAAGATTTCTTCAGTCTGATACTGGTTCACCCAACGAAAGCAATCAAGATGATCCACAGCTGCAAGCAGAGGTGAACAAACTCGCAAGTATATTACTTAATTTCGCTTCTCCGGACTCTATCCAACCTCGTGCATACATTGAAGAGGTTTTGGAGAATATTCAAAAGGGCGACCCTGGAGAATGCGCAGTATGTTTGGAATCTCCAGAAGATCCAGTGTTTACACCGTGTGCTCATAAATTTTGTAGAGAATGTCTATTCAGTTGCTGGGGCACCCCGGCGGGTGGCCAATGTCCAATGTGTCGTAATTTGCTCCAGAAAGATGATCTGATCACTTGTCCGTCTGAAAGCCCATTCAAGGTCGATATTAAGAACAATGTGACAGAGTCTTCGAAGTTTTCAAAGCTATTCGAATTCCTGGAAGGTATTCTGAACTCACCCGCGGGTGAAAAGAGTATTGTCTTCAGTCAGTGGACTTCATTTTTTGATCTCTTGGAGAATCCATTGAGGCGGAGAGGCATTGGCTTTTTGAGATATGATGGAAAATTGACGCAGAAACAGAGGGAGAAAGTTCTGGATGAATTCAATAAAACAAGGGAGAAAAGG